A genomic window from Glycine max cultivar Williams 82 chromosome 17, Glycine_max_v4.0, whole genome shotgun sequence includes:
- the LOC100807483 gene encoding putative pectate lyase 2, which produces MATSTSLLLLSCFMLHLASTFVIVHSTDNKYYNTLPTSKYMIPESPKKALLNVIDSCWRTKPNWASNRQALADCAIGFGKDATGGKYGAIYRVKDPSDDPVNPKPGTLRYGAIQTEPLWIIFDKDMVIRLKNELIMNSYKTIDGRGAKVEITDGPCITIQGVSHVIIHGINIHDCKPAKPGLVRSTPDHVGHRLGSDGDAISIFDSSNIWIDHCFLARSTDGLIDVIHASTAIAISNNYFTQHDKVMLLGHNDQYTADKIMRVTIAFNRFASGLTERMPRVRFGYAHVVNNKYDEWKMYAIGGSANPTILSEGNLYVAPNDPNAKQVTKREGKENWKSWKWRSSKDLFLNGAYFVPSGFGSCAPNYSPTQSFSAAPAYLVPAMTLNAGPTNCVVGRAC; this is translated from the exons ATGGCCACGTCAACCTCACTCCTCTTGCTTTCATGCTTCATGCTACACCTTGCTTCAACCTTCGTTATTGTCCATTCAACAGATAACAAGTACTACAACACTTTACCTACCTCAAAGTATATGATCCCGGAGAGTCCTAAGAAAGCATTGCTCAATGTGATAGACTCTTGTTGGCGTACAAAGCCAAATTGGGCTTCAAATCGCCAAGCCTTGGCTGATTGTGCAATTGGCTTTGGCAAAGATGCCACAGGTGGCAAGTATGGTGCAATATACCGAGTCAAAGATCCCTCTGATGACCCTGTAAACCCAAAACCAGGCACACTCCGTTATGGTGCAATCCAAACAGAGCCCCTCTGGATCATTTTTGACAAAGACATGGTTATTAGGCTAAAAAATGAGCTTATCATGAATAGCTACAAGACCATTGATGGAAGAGGGGCTAAAGTGGAAATTACTGATGGGCCTTGCATTACAATACAAGGTGTTAGTCATGTCATTATACATGGCATTAACATCCATGATTGTAAACCAGCCAAACCTGGCCTTGTGAGGAGTACTCCTGACCATGTTGGTCATCGTCTAGGCTCTGATGGAGATGCCATTAGCATATTTGATTCCTCCAATATTTGGATTGATCATTGCTTTTTGGCTCGTTCCACTGATGGCCTAATCGATGTTATTCATGCATCAACCGCCATTGCGATCTCTAACAATTACTTTACCCAGCATGACAAA GTTATGTTGCTAGGACATAATGACCAATACACAGCGGATAAAATAATGAGAGTAACAATAGCATTCAACCGTTTTGCTAGTGGCCTAACTGAAAGGATGCCAAG GGTAAGATTTGGTTATGCCCATGTGGTCAACAACAAATATGATGAGTGGAAGATGTATGCTATAGGCGGCAGTGCTAACCCAACCATTTTAAGTGAAGGCAATCTTTATGTAGCACCAAATGACCCAAATGCAAAACAG GTTACCAAGAGGGAAGGGAAGGAAAACTGGAAGAGTTGGAAATGGAGGTCTTCCAAGGATTTATTCCTAAATGGTGCTTATTTTGTACCATCTGGGTTTGGAAGCTGTGCCCCAAATTATTCACCTACTCAATCTTTTTCTGCTGCTCCAGCGTACTTGGTGCCTGCAATGACTCTCAATGCTGGCCCCACAAATTGTGTTGTTGGGAGAGCATGTTAG
- the LOC100806951 gene encoding peroxidase 29: protein MEISFPWILVVTVVMAMPLSFRIKANQLSYDYYKFSCPNLESVIKSELLGIFLTDATAPAAFLRLMFHDCQVQGCDASILLDSNYLAHSHSSEMKSSRNFGIRKRETISYIKSILEEECPGQVSCADIIVLAAKESVSFSGGPHIEIPLGRKDSRTCSFHEADAKLPSPTITVDEFISIFMSKGMNIEESVSILGAHTLGIGHCFNIVGRLYDPQLGDKMDFGFEASLRLACPTEIPLTNFTFVPNDMTPVIFDNQYYRDIMMGRGLFGIDSSISRDPRTAPFVMRFAMDQNYFFKAFSSAFLKLSSTNVLTDVQGDVRRQCNQVN from the exons ATGGAAATATCTTTTCCTTGGATTCTGGTGGTCACAGTGGTCATGGCAATGCCACTTTCATTTCGCATAAAAGCAAACCAACTTTCATACGACTACTACAAGTTTTCATGCCCAAACTTGGAAAGCGTAATCAAGAGTGAGTTGCTAGGCATATTCTTGACAGATGCTACTGCACCAGCTGCATTTCTCAGGCTCATGTTTCATGACTGCCAAG TGCAAGGATGTGATGCCTCAATTCTGTTGGATTCCAACTACCTAGCTCACAGTCACAGCTCTGAAATGAAATCTTCAAGGAACTTTGGTATCAGAAAGCGGGAAACGATCAGCTACATTAAGTCAATATTAGAAGAAGAATGTCCGGGCCAGGTTTCTTGTGCAGATATTATTGTATTAGCTGCTAAGGAATCAGTGTCATTCTCTGGAGGACCTCATATTGAGATCCCACTTGGAAGAAAAGATTCCAGAACTTGTAGTTTCCATGAGGCTGATGCTAAGCTTCCTTCACCAACAATAACGGTTGATGAATTTATATCGATTTTCATGTCTAAAGGAATGAACATTGAAGAGTCTGTATCCATTTTAG GTGCACATACACTAGGGATTGGACACTGCTTCAACATTGTTGGTAGATTGTATGATCCACAGCTAGGAGACAAGATGGATTTTGGGTTTGAAGCCTCTCTAAGACTAGCATGCCCAACTGAGATTCCTTTGACAAACTTCACATTTGTGCCTAATGACATGACCCCAGTTATATTTGACAACCAGTATTACCGAGACATTATGATGGGGAGAGGCTTGTTTGGTATTGACTCCAGCATTTCTAGAGATCCTCGAACAGCACCCTTTGTCATGCGGTTTGCTATGGATCAGAACTACTTCTTCAAGGCTTTCTCATCTGCATTTCTTAAACTTTCTTCTACCAATGTTCTCACAGATGTGCAGGGTGATGTCCGAAGGCAATGCAACCAGGTAAACTAA
- the SOYAP1 gene encoding aspartic proteinase 1 precursor, which produces MGNKMNAIALCLLVSTLLVSAVYCAPNAGLRRIGLKKIKLDPKNRLAARVGSKDVDSFRASIRKFHLQNNFGGTEETDIVALKNYLDAQYYGEIAIGTSPQKFAVIFDTGSSNLWVPSSKCTFSVACYFHAKYKSSKSSTFKKNGTAAAIQYGTGAISGFFSYDSVRVGEIVVKNQEFIEATREPGVTFLAAKFDGILGLGFQEISVGNAAPVWYNMVDQGLLKEPVFSFWFNRNPEEEEGGEIVFGGVDPAHYKGKHTYVPVTRKGYWQFDMGDVLIGGKPTGYCANGCSAIADSGTSLLAGPTTVITMINHAIGASGVMSQECKTIVAEYGQTILDLLLAETQPKKICSRIGLCAFDGTHGVDVGIKSVVDENERKSLGGHHGAACPACEMAVVWMQNQLSRNQTQDQILSYINQLCDKMPSPMGESAVDCGNISSLPVVSFTIGGRTFDLSPEEYVLKVGEGPVAQCISGFTAIDIPPPRGPLWILGDVFMGRYHTVFDFGKLRVGFADAA; this is translated from the exons ATGGGGAACAAGATGAATGCGATCGCGTTGTGCTTGTTAGTGTCGACCCTGTTGGTTTCTGCGGTGTATTGTGCACCGAATGCTGGGCTCCGTAGGATTGGGCTGAAGAAGATTAAATTGGACCCTAAAAACAGGCTTGCTGCTCGAGTTGGGTCCAAGGATGTTGATTCTTTCCGGGCTTCTATTAGAAAGTTTCATCTCCAAAACAACTTTGGTGGCACTGAGGAAACCGATATTGTCGCGTTAAAGAATTACTTGGATGCACAGTACTACGGTGAAATAGCTATTGGAACTTCTCCTCAAAAGTTCGCTGTCATTTTCGACACTGGCAGCTCTAATTTGTGGGTTCCATCATCTAAATGCACCTTCTCg GTTGCATGCTACTTTCATGCTAAGTATAAGTCTAGCAAATCAAGTACTTTCAAGAAAAATG GGACTGCTGCGGCAATTCAATATGGTACCGGAGCAATTTCTGGTTTCTTTAGCTACGACAGTGTCAGAGTTGGTGAAATAGTTGTAAAGAACCAG GAATTTATTGAAGCAACTAGGGAGCCTGGTGTTACATTTTTGGCGGCCAAGTTTGATGGTATACTGGGACTTGGATTTCAAGAGATATCAGTTGGAAATGCTGCTCCAGTGTG GTACAACATGGTTGACCAAGGTCTTCTTAAGGAAccagtattttcattttggttCAACCGCAATCCAGAGGAAGAGGAAGGGGGTGAGATTGTTTTCGGTGGTGTTGATCCTGCTCACTATAAGGGAAAGCACACTTATGTGCCTGTGACCAGAAAAGGATATTGGcag tttGATATGGGAGATGTACTTATTGGCGGTAAACCCACTG GATATTGTGCTAATGGCTGTTCAGCCATTGCAGACTCAGGGACTTCTTTGTTGGCAGGTCCAACG ACTGTCATAACTATGATAAACCATGCAATTGGAGCATCTGGAGTTATGAGCCAAGAATGCAAGACCATTGTTGCAGAGTATGGACAAACAATATTGGATTTGCTTTTGGCTGAA ACACAACCGAAGAAGATCTGTTCCCGAATTGGATTGTGCGCATTTGATGGGACTCATGGTGTTGA TGTGGGGATCAAGAGCGTTGTAGATGAGAATGAAAGAAAATCATTGGGTGGTCATCATGGTGCTGCTTGTCCTGCATGTGAGATGGCGGTTGTTTGGATGCAGAACCAGCTGAGCCGAAATCAGACACAAGATCAGATACTAAGTTACATCAACCAG CTTTGCGATAAAATGCCTAGCCCGATGGGAGAATCAGCTGTTGACTGTGGGAATATCTCTTCATTACCTGTAGTGTCCTTTACTATTGGTGGAAGAACTTTCGACCTTAGCCCAGAGGAG taCGTACTCAAGGTGGGTGAAGGTCCTGTGGCTCAGTGTATTAGTGGCTTTACTGCTATAGATATTCCACCTCCACGTGGCCCTCTCTG GATCCTTGGTGATGTCTTCATGGGGCGTTATCACACAGTGTTTGATTTTGGTAAACTCAGAGTGGGATTTGCTGATGCTGCATAG
- the LOC100784668 gene encoding WRKY transcription factor 6: MFPALGFPVNLSPSDPNHRTVLAEVDFLSARNNSSPHTNDHGTPPKSYPHVNTGLQLLTANAGSDQSTVDDGASSDAEDKRAKMTELARLKEDLRNMNAENQKLKEMLSHVSSNYANLQMHLAAVLQQQQNQRTESTEQEVVQGKLAEERKHGVGGGTVPRQFLSLVPSEIDDQVSNSSSGERTRSTTPPSNKNDKDNKETDDKLNPSNPTTDPSTSPEAAMRKARVSVRARSEAPMISDGCQWRKYGQKMAKGNPCPRAYYRCTMAVGCPVRKQVQRCAEDRTILTTTYEGTHNHPLPPAAMAMASTTVAATSMLLSGSMSSADGKMNPNLLTGAILPCSNMATLSASAPFPTVTLDLTHNPNALQQYQLRPQTQTPFLPSPPQNFMSGPTTPQLPKLIAQVLYNQSKFSGLQLSQDVGPNNSQAPTPSLLQPSQQVSLTDTVSAITADPNFPAALTAAISSIIGGANPNNNNNSSNPNVINSATINQ, from the exons ATGTTCCCTGCCTTAGGATTTCCGGTCAACCTTAGCCCCTCCGATCCCAACCATCGGACGGTCCTTGCTGAAGTTGACTTCCTCTCCGCTAGAAACAATTCATCACCTCACACTAACGATCATGGAACCCCTCCTAAGTCTTATCCCCATGTAAAT ACCGGTTTACAACTTCTCACCGCAAACGCTGGGAGTGACCAGTCGACGGTGGATGATGGGGCCTCGTCGGATGCTGAAGATAAGCGTGCCAAGATGACTGAG CTGGCACGACTGAAAGAGGACCTTCGAAACATGAATGCAGAGAACCAAAAGCTGAAGGAGATGCTCAGCCATGTCAGCAGTAACTACGCGAACttgcaaatgcatcttgcagcAGTACTGCAACAGCAACAGAACCAACGCACTGAGAGCACGGAACAAGAG gttgttcaaggaaaattaGCTGAGGAGAGAAAGCATGGAGTTGGCGGAGGAACGGTGCCTAGACAATTCCTGAGTTTAGTTCCAAGTGAAATAGATGATCAAGTATCTAATTCTTCTTCCGGTGAAAGGACTCGATCAACCACACCTCCCAGCAATAAAAATGATAAGGATAACAAAGAGACTGATGACAAGTTGAACCCTTCCAACCCTACGACGGATCCATCCACTAGTCCAGAAGCCGCTATGAGAAAAGCTCGTGTCTCAGTCCGTGCCCGATCAGAAGCACCCATG ATCAGTGATGGGTGCCAATGGCGAAAATATGGACAAAAGATGGCTAAGGGAAACCCTTGTCCTCGAGCATACTACAGATGCACTATGGCAGTTGGCTGCCCAGTTCGCAAACAA gttCAACGTTGTGCGGAGGACAGAACAATTTTGACAACAACGTACGAAGGGACCCATAACCATCCACTGCCACCAGCTGCTATGGCCATGGCATCGACCACTGTAGCTGCTACTAGCATGTTGTTGTCTGGGTCAATGTCCAGTGCTGATGGAAAAATGAACCCCAATTTGCTAACTGGAGCTATTCTTCCATGCTCTAACATGGCAACACTTTCAGCTTCAGCACCATTCCCCACAGTGACATTGGACCTCACACACAACCCAAATGCGTTGCAGCAGTACCAATTAAGACCTCAAACTCAAACCCCATTCCTCCCGTCACCGCCTCAGAACTTTATGTCTGGACCCACAACACCACAACTGCCGAAACTGATTGCACAAGTGCTCTATAATCAATCCAAATTCTCAGGCCTTCAACTTTCTCAGGATGTGGGGCCTAATAATTCCCAAGCTCCAACACCGTCCTTGTTGCAGCCAAGCCAACAGGTCTCACTCACTGACACCGTCAGTGCCATCACCGCGGATCCAAACTTCCCCGCAGCGCTCACGGCCGCCATCTCCTCCATTATCGGTGGTGCTAatccaaacaacaacaacaacagtagCAATCCCAATGTCATAAATAGTGCTACAATTAATCAATAG
- the LOC100799838 gene encoding S-type anion channel SLAH4 translates to MMGDTEIKPSVEVVVCASMNNNNSANNHTLPTDITKPSQLPILTRLHAGYFFICLSFGAQALLWKSLSKHNKDSQSLWHGFNLMPSIAFLLLWCVSLLTATSLSLLYVLKCIFHLEMVKEEFSHHVGVNCMYAPWISWLLMLQSAPTILHSTSCYQVLCLAFSFVILLLDIKLYGQWFTTKKRFLSVVANPTSQVSVIGNLVSAQVVAEIGWKESAVLMFSLGLVYYLIIFVTLYQRLTSGSQFPTVLRPTYLLFFAAPSIASLAWKSITGAFVTPSKMLLFLSLFLFMSQACRPAMFKKSMKRLNVTWWAYSFPLTFLGLACAEYAQEVESGMASWLMLVICMVSVLVFIALMIITVLKIERLFHKNAPIMT, encoded by the exons ATGATGGGTGACACTGAGATCAAGCCATCAGTTGAAGTAGTCGTATGTGCTTCcatgaacaataataatagCGCAAACAACCACACCCTCCCAACCGACATCACCAAGCCATCACAATTACCAATCTTGACCAGGCTCCATGCTGGTTACTTTTTCATATGCCTTTCCTTTGGAGCACAAGCTTTGCTCTGGAAGAGTTTGAGTAAACACAACAAGGACTCACAAAGTCTCTGGCATGGATTCAACTTGATGCCTTCCATTGCATTTCTACTTCTTTGGTGTGTGTCACTGCTGACTGCCACTAGTTTGTCTTTACTTTACGTGCTCAAGTGCATCTTTCACTTGGAAATGGTGAAGGAGGAATTCTCACATCATGTTGGAGTGAACTGCATGTATGCTCCTTGGATTTCTTGGCTTCTCATGCTTCAATCAGCACCCACCATCCTTCATTCAACTTCTTGCTACCAAGTTCTTTGCTTGGCCTTTTCGTTTGTAATATTGCTGCTTGACATAAAACTATATGGACAATGGTTCACAACTAAAAAGAGGTTCCTGTCAGTTGTGGCAAACCCTACTAGCCAGGTGTCGGTTATAGGGAACTTGGTGTCTGCTCAAGTTGTTGCAGAAATTGGTTGGAAAGAGAGTGCAGTTTTAATGTTCTCACTCGGATTGGtatattatctaattatatTTGTAACGCTGTATCAGCGTCTGACAAGTGGCAGCCAGTTCCCCACAGTGCTAAGGCCAACTTACTTGTTGTTTTTTGCTGCACCAAGCATAGCAAGTCTAGCCTGGAAATCCATCACAGGTGCTTTTGTCACCCCATCAAAGATGCTCCTCTTTCTGTCTTTATTCCTGTTTATGTCTCAG GCTTGCAGGCCAGCCATGTTCAAGAAATCCATGAAGAGGTTAAACGTTACATGGTGGGCGTATTCATTCCCTTTAACCTTCCTTGGACTAGCTTGTGCTGAATATGCTCAAGAGGTGGAAAGTGGCATGGCCTCTTGGTTAATGCTGGTTATATGTATGGTCTCCGTGCTGGTTTTTATTGCTTTGATGATCATCACTGTACTCAAAATTGAGAGGCTGTTCCATAAAAATGCTCCGATTATGACTTGA
- the LOC100808021 gene encoding wall-associated receptor kinase 2, whose amino-acid sequence MGLHLTTHNQKPMLLLLLLLIHSLLITQSTPCRTSCGDIPIEYPFGIDDGCGSPYYRYILVCSDSGKLQVRTPSGRYNVHNVSYADPHILITDPFMWNCDDGENYRPTRPFSLDTSTRFKLSPHNEYLFFNCSEDHVIVKPKPIFCERFPERCDSSCDSGSYLCRHMPGCSFAMSGSSCCSYSPRATESLRLMLKYCTSYTSVYWRNVGAPQPYDQVPEYGIRIDFDIPVTRRCLQCQDPYKGGGTCGFDTGTQSFMCLCKEGNSTTHCKDYDATRHNRKVHVIAGTVSGVSAAGAFGIGAGIWYLKKVRAKAPVTCGVQSNENRLF is encoded by the exons ATGGGTTTGCATCTTACTACCCACAaccaaaaaccaatgttattattactactattgCTGATTCACTCATTGTTGATCACTCAATCCACGCCATGCAGAACTTCTTGTGGTGACATTCCCATCGAATACCCTTTTGGCATTGACGATGGGTGTGGAAGCCCATACTACCGTTACATCCTGGTTTGTTCCGACTCCGGAAAACTCCAAGTCAGAACCCCTTCTGGGAGATACAATGTTCACAATGTTAGCTATGCTGATCCACACATTCTAATCACTGATCCATTCATGTGGAACTGTGACGATGGTGAGAATTACCGTCCCACAAGGCCATTCAGTTTGGACACCAGCACACGCTTCAAGCTTTCCCCTCATAATGAGTATCTATTCTTCAATTGCAGTGAGGATCATGTGATCGTTAAGCCAAAGCCAATTTTCTGTGAGCGCTTCCCTGAGCGTTGTGACTCTTCGTGTGACAGTGGTAGTTATCTCTGCAGGCACATGCCAGGGTGCTCCTTTGCTATGAGTGGTAGCTCTTGCTGCTCTTACTCTCCGAGAGCCACTGAATCGTTGAGGTTGATGCTCAAGTATTGTACTAGTTATACTAGTGTTTATTGGAGAAACGTTGGTGCTCCTCAGCCTTATGATCAAGTTCCTGAATATGGGATCAGAATTGATTTTGACATTCCCGTAACTAGGCGCTGCCTTCAGTGCCAGGATCCTTACAAAGGAGGTGGAACTTGTGGATTTGACACTGGGACTCAGAGTTTCATGTGCCTTTGTAAGGAAGGAAATTCCACTACCCATTGTAAAG ATTATGATGCAACACGGCACAACAGAAAGGTCCATGTGATTGCAG GGACAGTTAGCGGTGTTTCAGCTGCAGGGGCATTTGGAATTGGAGCTGGTATTTGGTACTTGAAGAAAGTGAGAGCTAAAGCACCAGTAACATGTGGAGTTCAAAGCAATGAGAATAGACTTTTTTGA